The Bradyrhizobium sp. LLZ17 genomic sequence TCCTCCCTTGCGTTGATTGCCGCGATGCACAAATGTTCCGGACCTCTCATCGTCTGGAAGCATACTCATGAGCCGTCCCACCAAATTGTTTGAGACCTACAAGCTCGGCCCGATCACGCTTGCGAACCGTTTCGTGATGGCCCCGCTGACGCGCAACCGCGCTGCGCCCGGCACTTTCGTGCCGAGCCCGCTCGCCGCCGACTATTACGGCCAGCGCGCTTCCGCGGGCCTCCTGATCACCGAGGCGAGCCAGGTCTCGCAGCAGGGCCAGGGCTATCAGGACACGCCCGGCATCTACTCCAAGGATCAGGTCGCCGGCTGGCGCAAAGTCACCGAGCGCGTCCATGAGCGCGGCGGCAAGATCTTCATCCAGCTCTGGCATGTCGGCCGCATCTCGCATGTCGACCTCCAGGCCAATGGCGCAGCCCCGGTGGCGCCCAGCGCGATCCGCGCCAAGGGCAAGACTTTCGTCAACGGCACCTTCGCCGACGTCTCCGAACCCCGCGCGCTCGAGCTCTCCGAAATTCCAGGGATCATCGACGACTTCAAGCGCGCCGCGAAGAATGCATTGGAGGCCGGTTTCGACGGCGTCGAAATCCACGGTGCTAACGGCTATCTGCTCGAACAGTTCGCCAAGGATGGCGCCAACAAGCGCACCGACGCCTATGGCGGCTCGATCGAGAACCGCGCGCGGCTAACACTGGAGGTCTCCAAGGCCGTTGTTGCCGAGGCAGGCGCCGACCGTACCGGCATCCGGATCTCTCCCGTGACGCCGGCCAACGATATCTCGGACTCGAACCCGCAAGCCTTGTATGACCATATCGTCGATGGCCTCAGCGCGCTGAAGCTGGTCTATCTCCACGTCGTCGAAGGCGCCACCGGCGGTCCGCGTGACATCGCGCCGTTCGACTATGCGGCGCTGCGCAAGCGCTTCTCCGGCACCTATGTCGCCAACAACGGCTACGATTTCGAGCTAGCGACCAAGGTCCTCGATGCGAACGCGGCCGATCTCATCGCGTTCGGCAAGCCGTTCATCTCCAACCCGGATCTGGTCGAGCGGCTGAAGCAGGGCGCGGCGCTGAACGATTGGGACAAGAACACGTTCTACGGCGGCGGTGCCAAGGGGTACACGGATTACCCGGCGCTGGAAGCGGCCGAGCCGGCGGAGTAGGTCGTCGTCGCCGCTCCATCCTCCGTCATTGCGAGGAGCCCGCGACAAAATTGCAGAGCAATTTGCGCTGGCGACGAAGCAATCCGGACCGCCTCCGCGGTAAGACTCTGGTTGCTTCGCTTCGCTCGCAACGACGGTGTGGGGTCGGCGGGCCGAACTGACAAAGAAAGCAAAAAAGGCCGGGATCGCTCCCGGCCTTTCCCGTATTGCTGCGTCGTCGCGTCCCTGCTCTAATGCGACGATGGATGCCACCGAGACACTCGTTCGCCGCGCGACTGAAGCGTTCAATTCGGGCAAGCCGGATGAGGCGCAACGTCTGTGTGAACAAGGCCTTGCACGCGAGCCTGGCGATCCGGTGCTGCATCATCTGCTGGCCGCTGTGTTGTTCTCCAGGAATGCCATCGCCCCTGCTCATGCGCATATCGACGTGAGCCTTGCCAAGCGCCCCGGCAATGCCGCAGCACGGCTGCTTGCCGCCCGCATTGCGCGCAGCGAGGGGAACTTCGACGTCGCGCTCGCGCACATCGATTCGGCGATCGCCACCAGCCCGCAACGCGAAATGTTCGTCGAGAAGGCGAGAACACTCGATCAGGCTGGCCTGAGGGCTCAAGCACGAGAATCCTGGCGAGCGATCCTAAAGGTCATCCCCGGTCACCAGGAAGCGGCGGCACGGCTCGGCCGGCTAACGTGGGAGGATGGCGATCCCGCCACCGCCGCTAACCTGCTCGAACAGGCGGTCGCAACGGGCGCACCGGCTTCGGTTTGGTTCGATCTTGGCGTCGCGCGACAGGATTTGCGTGACCACACCGGCGCGGCAAGCGCCTATCGCAAGGCGCTCGAACTCAAGTCCGACCATGCGGAGGCCGCGCTCAATCTCGGCATCGCCTTGCAAGAGAGTGGAGCGGTCGACGACGCCATGCGCGCCTTTGCCCAGGCCTATCGCCTGCGGCCGCAATTGTTCGGCTCGATCGCGATGGCGCTGACCTCGGCCTCACATGGCCGCCTCTGGCTTGACGAGGACGGATTGCGCCGCGCATTAGGAGATTAGGCGTCCACGTTTCGCACGGAAATGCTTGCGGTAGACGTTGGGCTCGGCCAGCACGTCGGCAACGACCTTCGCGTAAGCCTGCTGGTGAGGCTCGTCAAACACCTCGAACGCGAGCTCAGGTGCTTCGCGCGGTACGGCAAAACACTGCGCGACCGGAGTCCCCTTTTCGAGAACGCCGGAAAAACCCGGCTCAATCCATACGGCCGGAAAGTTGATGCCGCCGTCGTGAAACCGGTCGGCGTCGACCAGACCCGAAACCAGGCGGAATGGCAGATCATCGCGATTGACCGGATGCGTCGCGAACAGCGACCAGCCGGGCTCGAGCTCGATCGTCCAGAAACTGTTGAACTTGATCGCAGACCGCCCGTTCGCGAAAGGCGCAGCAGCGAATTGGGCTGCGGGGTGGAAACTCAGAGGCGCACGCGGATGTCCCGAGGTCGCCGGCTCCGGGATGTCCCAATCCCAACTGAATTGTCCCGACTCGATCCTGATGTCGCATGGCAGCGGAATCATGACGCCATGGGCCATCGCATCGACGAAGGGCGGACATTGCTTGACCGTGCGTATGTCTCGGCCGTGGACGTCCGAGTGCGCCTTCGCCGGCATTGCGCGCAGCCAGTCGGGCAAGGCTCTGCGCGCCGGATAGGGCCGGATCAAGTGGTCGGCCAGCATGGGATCGCAACGGAACGTCATGCGCATGGCGAAGTCTCGCTTCCGGATCTAGGCCCGCCAATTCAGATCAAGGCCGTCGGCAACGCAATAGGCCAATAAGACAAAAGGCCGGGATCACTCCCGGCCTCCTGCTCCTGGACAGCCGGAACGAGCCCGGCCGTCGTGATGTCTGCGAATTACTTCGCTTCGGCGCGCTTCGGCGGCGAGGCCGGCCACGACTTGATGAGCGTGTCGTAGTCGACGGTCTCGCCCTTCGGCTTCTCGTTCGCGAGCTTGCGCTGCGGAGCGATGTTGCCGTCCTTGGCCGACTTGGCAAACCAGTATTCGGCCGTCTCCTTCTTGTTCAGCTTCGGCCCGCAGGCGCCCTGGACGCCGGATTTCTCCAGACGCTCCATGACGGAATCCTGCGCGGCTGCCAGCGAGTCCATCGCCGCCTGCGGCGTCTTCGCACCGGACGACGCATCGCCGATGTTCTGCCACCACAATTGCGCAAGCTTCGGATAGTCAGGCACGTTGTTGCCGGTCGGGGTCCACTGCACGCGCGCGGGCGAGCGGTAGAACTCGATCAGGCCGCCGAGCTTCGGTGCTCGTTCCGTGAAGCTCTTGTCCCAGATGTCGGATTCACGGATGAAGGTGAGACCGACATGGCTCTTCTTGAGGCTCGTCGTCTTGGAGACGATGAACTGGAGGTAGAGCCAGGCCGCCTTGCGGCGATCGACCGGGGTCGACTTCAGCAGCGTCGCCGAACCCACGTCCTGGTAGCCGAGCTTCATGCCCTCTTTCCAGTAGGAGCCGTGCGGAGACGGAGCCATGCGCCACTTCGGCGTACCGTCCGCATTCATGACCGGCAGGCCGGGCTTCACCATGTCGGCGGTGAAGGCGGTGTACCAGAAGACCTGCTGGGCGATATTGCCTTGGGACGGCACCGGTCCCGATTCGGAGAAGGTCATGCCTTGCGCCTGCGGCGGGGCATATTTCTTCATCCAGTCGAGATACTTCACGATCGAATAGACCGCCGCCGGGCCGTTGACGTCGCCGCCACGCTCGACGCTCGAGCCGACCGGACGGCAGCCTTCCATCCGGATGCCCCATTCGTCGACCGGCAGGCCGTTCGGAATGCCCTTGTCGCCGTTACCGGCCATCGAGAGCCAGGCATCGGTGAAACGCCATCCGAGCGAAGGATCCTTCTTGCCGTAGTCCATGTGGCCATAAACGCGGGTACCGTTGATTTCCTTGATGTCGTTAGTGAAGAAATCAGCGATGTCCTCATAGGCCGACCAGTTCACGGGCACGCCGAGATCGTAGCCGTACTTGGCCTTGAACTTGGCCTTGTAGTCGGGGTTGGTGAACCAGTCGTACCGGAACCAATACAGGTTGGCGAACTGCTGGTCGGGCAGCTGATAGAGGTGACCGTTCGGCGCGGTCGTGAACGACTTGCCGATGAAGTCGTTGACGTCGAGCATCGGGTCGGTGACGTCCTTGCCGTCCTTCGCCATCCAGTCGGTCAAGTCGACCGCCTGGCCGTAACGGAAGTGGGTTCCGATGAAGTCGGAGTCGTTGATCCAGCCGTCATAGACGTTCTTGCCGGACTGCATCTGGGTCTGGATCTTCTCGACGACGTCACCTTCCTGGATGATGTCGTGCTTCACCTTGATGCCGGTGATTTCCTCGAACGCCTTCGCGAGCGTGCGGGATCTGTACTCGTGCGTGGTCAGGGTTTCGGAGACGACGTTGATCTCCATGCCCTTGAAGGGTTCAGCGGCCTTGATGAACCACTGCATTTCCTTCATCTGGTCGTCTTTCGACAAGGTCGACGGCTGGAATTCGCTGTCGATCCACTTCTTGGCGGCGGCTTCGTCCGCGCGCGCCGGCGCGGCAATCGTCATCGAAGCCGCGATCAGCGCGACCGCGCTGGTCATGGTCAGAAGACTGTCCTTGGTCGTTCGCAAGTGTCGCATCTAGTTTCCTCCGGTTGTAGCGACAAACAAAATCCAGGCCCGGGTAGACCCCGGATCTGCTCTTTCTCGCCTGACTCAGACGGTGCGAAAAATCACCGCGCCTGAAACAAGCGAAATCACGGTTGCGAGCCACAGGCTCGTAATCTCAAGGGTCCCCTCCCCCATCGGCAGCGTCGCGATCGGGTCAGTGCCGACCAGACCGATCCACGCAAGGTGAATGACGGCGGCGGCAATCAGCGAGATGAAGAGGCGGTCACCGCGCGTGGTCGGAATGCGCAGAATCCCGACGCGCTCGGCCTCCGGATAGACGGCGGCCAGCCAGGTCATCACGGCCAGCGTGCAGGCGAGCGCCACAAAGAAGATCGCCGTCGGCAGCGTCCATGCCATCCATGCGATGGATTCCATTGTCGCCTCCCCTCACACCCGGCCAAGCGCGAAGCCGCGCGCGATGTAGTTGCGGACAAACCAGATCACCAGCGCGCCGGGGATGATGGTGAGCACGCCGGCCGCGGCCAATAGCCCCCAATCCATTCCGGCCGCCGAGACCGTACGGGTCATGACGGCGGCGATCGGCTTGGCGTTGACCGACGTCAGCGTGCGCGCCAGCAACAGCTCGACCCAGGAGAACATGAAGCAGAAGAACGCCGCTACGCCGATGCCGCTGGCGATCAGCGGCACCAGGATCCTGATGAAGAAACGCGGGAAGGAATAGCCGTCGAGGAAGGCCGTCTCGTCGATCTCGCGCGGCACGCCGGAGACGAAGCCCTCGAGGATCCACACCGCCAGCGGAACGTTGAAGATGCAATGCGCGAGCGCGACGGCCCAGGGCGTATCGAACAGGCCGATCGCCGAATAGAGGTTGAAGAACGGCAGCGCGTACACCGCGGCCGGCGCCATGCGGTTCGAGAGCAGCCAGAAGAACAGATGCTTGTCGCCGAGGAAACGGTAGCGAGAGAACGCATAGGCCGCGGGCAAGGCCACGGAGATCGAGATGATGGTGTTGATGACGACGTATTCCAGCGAGTTGATATAGCCGGAATACCAGCTCTCGTCGGTGAAGATACGCCGGTAGTGCTGCAGCGTCGGGGTGTGCGGCCACAGCGTCATCGTCGAGACGATCTCGGCGTTGGTCTTGAAGCTCATGTTGACGAGCCAATAGATCGGCAACAGCAGGAAGATCAGGAACAGCGCCATGATGAGGCGGCGGCCGGGAATCGAATGCATCAGGCCACTCCTTCCTTTGGCTTGGGTGCAGTCACGGGCTTGAGCCCGGCCGAAGGCTTGGCGTCAGCAGGTTTTGAATCCAAGGACTTGGGCTCCGCCGCCGGCTCGTTCTCCGCCCGGACTCTGCGCTCAGTGCCGGCATTGGTCATGACGGTGTAGAAGATCCAGCAGACGATCAGGATGATCAGATTGTAGACCAGCGAGAGCGCCGCGGCCTTGCCGAGGTCGAACTGCCCGAGCGCAATCTTGACCAGCTCGATCGACACGAAGGTCGTCGAGTTGCCCGGTCCGCCGCCGGTGACGACGAACGGCTCGGTATAAATCATGAACGAGTCCATGAAGCGCAGCAGCACCGCGATCAGCAGCACGCGATTCATCTTCGGCAGCTGGATCGCCCTGAACACGGCCCAGCGCGAGGCGCCGTCGATTTGGGCAGCCTGATAATAGGCCTCCGGGATCGACTTCAGGCCAGCGTAGCAGAGCAGTGCGACGAGGCTGGTCCAGTGCCAAACGTCCATGACGATGACGGTGACCCAGGCGTCGATGTCGTTGGAGACGTAATTATAGTCGATGCCGATGGCGTTGAGCACATAGCCGAGCAGCCCGATGTCGGGCCGGCCAAAGATCTGCCAGATCGTGCCGACCACATTCCACGGGATCAACAACGGCAGCGCGAGCGTGACGAGGCAGGCGGCGACCGTCCAGCCGTCGCGCGGCATCGACAGCGCGACCACGATCCCAAGCGGCACCTCGATGGCGAGGATGACCATCGAGAAGAACAGGTTGCGCCCGAGCGAGGCGAGGAAGCGGCCGCCGAGGTCGGTCGAGGGATCAAGCAGTTCCTTGAACCAGCCGACGCCGTTCCAGAAGAACTGGTTGTTGCCGAATGTGTCCTGCATCGAATAGTTCACCACCGTCATCAGTGGCAGCACCGCCGAGAAGGCGACGACCAGGAAGACCGGCAGCACCAGGAACCAGGCTTTTTGGTTGATAGTCTTGTCCATCAGGCGGCTCCCTCCACCAGAAGGCTATCGGCATAGA encodes the following:
- a CDS encoding alkene reductase gives rise to the protein MSRPTKLFETYKLGPITLANRFVMAPLTRNRAAPGTFVPSPLAADYYGQRASAGLLITEASQVSQQGQGYQDTPGIYSKDQVAGWRKVTERVHERGGKIFIQLWHVGRISHVDLQANGAAPVAPSAIRAKGKTFVNGTFADVSEPRALELSEIPGIIDDFKRAAKNALEAGFDGVEIHGANGYLLEQFAKDGANKRTDAYGGSIENRARLTLEVSKAVVAEAGADRTGIRISPVTPANDISDSNPQALYDHIVDGLSALKLVYLHVVEGATGGPRDIAPFDYAALRKRFSGTYVANNGYDFELATKVLDANAADLIAFGKPFISNPDLVERLKQGAALNDWDKNTFYGGGAKGYTDYPALEAAEPAE
- a CDS encoding tetratricopeptide repeat protein, with amino-acid sequence MDATETLVRRATEAFNSGKPDEAQRLCEQGLAREPGDPVLHHLLAAVLFSRNAIAPAHAHIDVSLAKRPGNAAARLLAARIARSEGNFDVALAHIDSAIATSPQREMFVEKARTLDQAGLRAQARESWRAILKVIPGHQEAAARLGRLTWEDGDPATAANLLEQAVATGAPASVWFDLGVARQDLRDHTGAASAYRKALELKSDHAEAALNLGIALQESGAVDDAMRAFAQAYRLRPQLFGSIAMALTSASHGRLWLDEDGLRRALGD
- a CDS encoding ABC transporter substrate-binding protein, with translation MRHLRTTKDSLLTMTSAVALIAASMTIAAPARADEAAAKKWIDSEFQPSTLSKDDQMKEMQWFIKAAEPFKGMEINVVSETLTTHEYRSRTLAKAFEEITGIKVKHDIIQEGDVVEKIQTQMQSGKNVYDGWINDSDFIGTHFRYGQAVDLTDWMAKDGKDVTDPMLDVNDFIGKSFTTAPNGHLYQLPDQQFANLYWFRYDWFTNPDYKAKFKAKYGYDLGVPVNWSAYEDIADFFTNDIKEINGTRVYGHMDYGKKDPSLGWRFTDAWLSMAGNGDKGIPNGLPVDEWGIRMEGCRPVGSSVERGGDVNGPAAVYSIVKYLDWMKKYAPPQAQGMTFSESGPVPSQGNIAQQVFWYTAFTADMVKPGLPVMNADGTPKWRMAPSPHGSYWKEGMKLGYQDVGSATLLKSTPVDRRKAAWLYLQFIVSKTTSLKKSHVGLTFIRESDIWDKSFTERAPKLGGLIEFYRSPARVQWTPTGNNVPDYPKLAQLWWQNIGDASSGAKTPQAAMDSLAAAQDSVMERLEKSGVQGACGPKLNKKETAEYWFAKSAKDGNIAPQRKLANEKPKGETVDYDTLIKSWPASPPKRAEAK
- a CDS encoding DUF2160 domain-containing protein — protein: MESIAWMAWTLPTAIFFVALACTLAVMTWLAAVYPEAERVGILRIPTTRGDRLFISLIAAAVIHLAWIGLVGTDPIATLPMGEGTLEITSLWLATVISLVSGAVIFRTV
- a CDS encoding carbohydrate ABC transporter permease, yielding MHSIPGRRLIMALFLIFLLLPIYWLVNMSFKTNAEIVSTMTLWPHTPTLQHYRRIFTDESWYSGYINSLEYVVINTIISISVALPAAYAFSRYRFLGDKHLFFWLLSNRMAPAAVYALPFFNLYSAIGLFDTPWAVALAHCIFNVPLAVWILEGFVSGVPREIDETAFLDGYSFPRFFIRILVPLIASGIGVAAFFCFMFSWVELLLARTLTSVNAKPIAAVMTRTVSAAGMDWGLLAAAGVLTIIPGALVIWFVRNYIARGFALGRV
- a CDS encoding carbohydrate ABC transporter permease codes for the protein MDKTINQKAWFLVLPVFLVVAFSAVLPLMTVVNYSMQDTFGNNQFFWNGVGWFKELLDPSTDLGGRFLASLGRNLFFSMVILAIEVPLGIVVALSMPRDGWTVAACLVTLALPLLIPWNVVGTIWQIFGRPDIGLLGYVLNAIGIDYNYVSNDIDAWVTVIVMDVWHWTSLVALLCYAGLKSIPEAYYQAAQIDGASRWAVFRAIQLPKMNRVLLIAVLLRFMDSFMIYTEPFVVTGGGPGNSTTFVSIELVKIALGQFDLGKAAALSLVYNLIILIVCWIFYTVMTNAGTERRVRAENEPAAEPKSLDSKPADAKPSAGLKPVTAPKPKEGVA